The following is a genomic window from Trichocoleus sp..
ATTCGATACTGCTGTTGACCATATTCCCCATTTACCAATTGGCAAATAGTAAACGTAGGTTGTTTTGGCTTCCCGATAAAGGCAATTCCGCCCAAACCCCGAAAATCCACGATCCAATACTCTGGGATGCCCAGCAGTGCATAGTCTTCCACCTTACGGGCATAATCATCCTGCCAGTTGGTACTCACTACTTCCGCCACTAACCGAATCGCTTTACCACTTGTTAAAACAGGCTGTTTCTCCCAAAGCGGTTCTTCAGCTAACTCAGCCTCATCCAGCACGATGACATCAGGACGGAGGGCTGTCGCTTCAGTATCAGGAGGGCGAATCAAGCAATTTTTGGGA
Proteins encoded in this region:
- a CDS encoding Uma2 family endonuclease; translated protein: MTFTPSKLLSFEDFLLQYGDNARYELIDGELRDMEPTGPHESTSGKLAGRLFSEILRLNLRWTIPKNCLIRPPDTEATALRPDVIVLDEAELAEEPLWEKQPVLTSGKAIRLVAEVVSTNWQDDYARKVEDYALLGIPEYWIVDFRGLGGIAFIGKPKQPTFTICQLVNGEYGQQQYRMGEAIASTLLPGLNLRLDDIMP